One Brassica napus cultivar Da-Ae chromosome C2, Da-Ae, whole genome shotgun sequence DNA window includes the following coding sequences:
- the LOC106435459 gene encoding pyridoxal 5'-phosphate synthase subunit PDX1.3 has protein sequence MEGTGVVAVYGNGAITEAKKSPFSVKVGLAQMLRGGVIMDVVNADQARIAEEAGACAVMALERVPADIRAQGGVARMSDPQMIKDIKQAVTIPVMAKARIGHFVEAQILEAIGIDYIDESEVLTLADEDHHINKHNFRIPFVCGCRNLGEALRRIREGAAMIRTKGEAGTGNIVEAVRHVRSVMGDIRVLRNMDDDEVFTFAKKLAAPYDLVMQTKQLGRLPVVQFAAGGVATPADAALMMQLGCDGVFVGSGIFKSGDPARRARAIVQAVTHYSDPEMLVEVSCGLGEAMVGINLNDDKVERFANRSE, from the coding sequence ATGGAAGGAACCGGCGTAGTGGCTGTGTACGGTAACGGTGCGATAACGGAGGCGAAGAAATCTCCCTTCTCCGTCAAGGTGGGTCTGGCCCAGATGCTCCGCGGCGGAGTTATCATGGACGTCGTCAACGCCGACCAGGCTCGCATCGCGGAGGAAGCCGGCGCGTGCGCCGTCATGGCTCTGGAGCGCGTTCCCGCCGACATTCGCGCTCAGGGAGGCGTCGCTCGGATGAGCGATCCCCAGATGATTAAGGATATCAAGCAGGCCGTCACGATTCCGGTGATGGCGAAGGCCAGGATTGGTCATTTCGTGGAGGCGCAGATCCTCGAAGCGATCGGAATCGATTACATCGACGAGAGCGAGGTGTTGACTCTCGCCGACGAGGACCACCACATCAACAAGCATAACTTCCGGATCCCTTTCGTCTGCGGCTGCCGGAACCTCGGGGAGGCTCTGAGGAGGATCCGCGAAGGTGCGGCGATGATCAGGACGAAAGGCGAGGCTGGGACTGGGAACATCGTGGAGGCGGTGAGGCATGTGAGGTCTGTTATGGGTGACATCAGGGTTTTAAGGAACATGGATGACGACGAGGTCTTCACTTTCGCCAAGAAGCTAGCTGCTCCTTACGATCTCGTGATGCAGACCAAACAGCTCGGCCGTCTTCCCGTCGTTCAGTTCGCCGCTGGTGGAGTCGCTACTCCGGCAGATGCGGCTCTCATGATGCAGCTTGGATGCGACGGTGTCTTCGTGGGTTCCGGTATCTTCAAGAGCGGTGACCCGGCTCGTAGGGCGCGTGCGATTGTGCAGGCGGTGACTCATTACAGTGACCCGGAGATGCTTGTGGAGGTGAGCTGTGGGCTTGGAGAGGCCATGGTTGGGATCAATCTCAACGACGACAAGGTTGAGAGGTTCGCTAATCGCTCCGAGTGA
- the LOC106345471 gene encoding uncharacterized protein LOC106345471: MKSSRMKFAKKLKSIRAAGEYLNQDRILQVISAADELLPKISNQITAGSMMWRAPPQHQIDDATTELAENENKGEEASGNEENIRPPVNQIPRDIKSAVMGRKSLGSGFRRPELNSITLFDPKLLEAFELAVGCFRRINDLSRNPNLDEDEDVIAFPADESGMEKVSIEDTLPPLDDEQEEEEDRGQDLEIVAEEEPLMGFEERCPPGGEESVVFYTTSLRGIRKTFDDCNMIRFLLDSFKVKYYERDVSMHIRYRDELRRISAAAEETEVLPPVLFVKGRCIGGAQRVLGLHEQGKFRALFEGVPVAGDTPCGRCDGFRFLMCDGCRGSRRIVSTDGSRIQCLLCNENGLIVCLDCS, from the coding sequence ATGAAGTCATCGAGGATGAAGTTTGCAAAGAAGTTGAAATCGATCAGAGCTGCGGGGGAGTATCTGAATCAGGATCGGATTCTGCAGGTGATTTCAGCTGCAGATGAGCTTCTTCCAAAGATATCTAATCAGATTACAGCAGGTTCTATGATGTGGAGAGCCCCTCCTCAACATCAAATTGACGACGCAACGACGGAACTCGCGGAAAACGAGAATAAAGGAGAAGAAGCTTCTGGGAACGAGGAGAATATCCGTCCACCCGTAAATCAAATTCCGAGAGACATCAAATCGGCGGTTATGGGGAGAAAGAGTTTGGGATCTGGATTTAGAAGACCTGAGTTGAATTCGATCACACTCTTCGATCCTAAGCTGCTCGAAGCCTTCGAATTAGCTGTGGGATGCTTCAGGAGAATCAACGATTTATCCAGAAACCCCAATCTCGATGAAGACGAAGACGTTATCGCCTTTCCCGCCGATGAAAGCGGAATGGAGAAAGTGAGCATCGAGGACACCCTTCCTCCCCTCGACgacgaacaagaagaagaagaagatagaggGCAAGACCTTGAGATTGTAGCCGAAGAAGAGCCGCTGATGGGATTTGAGGAACGGTGTCCTCCTGGAGGAGAGGAGTCAGTTGTATTCTACACAACTTCTCTTAGGGGAATCAGGAAGACGTTCGACGACTGCAACATGATCCGCTTCCTCCTCGATAGCTTTAAAGTCAAATACTACGAGCGGGATGTGTCCATGCACATACGCTACAGAGACGAGCTTCGGAGAATTTCAGCAGCGGCGGAGGAAACAGAGGTCTTGCCTCCGGTTCTGTTCGTTAAGGGAAGGTGCATCGGCGGAGCTCAGAGGGTATTGGGTCTGCACGAGCAAGGTAAGTTCAGGGCTTTGTTTGAGGGTGTTCCAGTCGCCGGAGATACACCTTGCGGGAGGTGCGATGGGTTTAGGTTTTTGATGTGTGATGGATGCAGAGGTAGCCGACGGATTGTCTCTACTGATGGTTCCAGGATTCAGTGTTTGTTATGTAACGAGAATGGCTTGATTGTCTGCCTTGATTGCTCCTAA
- the LOC106435456 gene encoding vesicle transport protein GOT1: MMSFEMNDRKKIGLGLTAFGVFFSFLGIMFVFDKGLLAMGNILFISGVSLTIGLKSTMQFFTKRQNYKGTISFGSGFFFVLLGWPIFGMMLETYGFFVLFSGFWPTLAVFVQKIPVLGWIIQLPYIRSFFDKYRGKRVPV; the protein is encoded by the exons ATGATGTCCTTCGAGATGAATGACCGGAAAA AAATTGGGTTAGGGCTGACAGCATTTGGcgttttcttctcctttttgGGAATCATGTTTGTCTTTGATAAGGGCTTGCTTGCCATGGGTAAT attcttttcaTCTCTGGGGTTAGTCTTACCATTGGTCTCAAGTCTACCATGCAGTTTTTCACCAAGCGTCAGAACTATAAG GGAACCATATCCTTTGGGTCCGGCTTCTTCTTTGTTCTCCTTGGATGGCCTATCTTTGGAATGATGTTGGAGACCTATGGCTTTTTTGTTCTCTTCAG CGGCTTCTGGCCAACCTTGGCAGTTTTCGTTCAAAAGATACCTGTTCTCGGTTGGATCATTCAGCTACCTTACATTCGATCC TTCTTTGACAAGTACCGGGGCAAGCGTGTACCCGTCTAG
- the LOC106435454 gene encoding protein N-terminal and lysine N-methyltransferase efm7 isoform X1 codes for MKLLCVPEVTRTPPCTSVIRRRYSPSYDYIAEGVCVNLHITAAKLRSHCLRSRAKTKSPKFNFNLEPPKKPYDCPQLMDIALFSPSSLFAADDDSSSDGETRETSESFVDRNHQFPGMELHIREFGFHQLNANLLWPGTFSFADWLVQHPHLIRNRRCLEIGSGTGALAIFLKKEFNLDITTSDYDDQEIQDNIAHNCVANNITPSLPHIKRLLSSFYLTDTWGDEFPTSVPDWDLIIASDILLYVKQYPNLIKSLSFLLKSYKPKDTTNAVSPADCKLNGAESDQLPWPVFLMSWRRRIGKEDESLFFNGCQEAGLDVKHLGNRVYSINLP; via the exons ATGAAATTATTATGTGTTCCTGAAGTTACTAGAACACCCCCATGCACATCTGTCATCAGGCGACGGTATTCTCCTAGTTATGACTATATAGCCGAGGGTGTATGTGTAAATCTTCATATAACCGCAGCAAAGCTCCGGTCACACTGTCTCCGGTCCAGAGCTAAAACCAAATCccctaaattcaatttcaatCTCGAACCCCCCAAGAAACCCTACGACTGCCCCCAACTCATGGATATAGCACTCTTCTCGCCGTCCTCCCTCTTCGCCGCCGACGATGACTCCTCCTCCG ATGGAGAGACGAGAGAGACGAGCGAGAGCTTCGTTGATAGGAATCACCAGTTTCCTGGAATG GAATTGCATATCCGGGAATTCGGTTTCCACCAGCTGAATGCAAACTTGCTCTGGCCCGGTACTTTCTCCTTTGCTGATTGGTTAGTCCAGCATCCACATTTGATCCGTAACCGCCGTTGTCTCGAGATTGGAAG CGGCACGGGTGCTCTAGCTATATTTCTTAAGAAAGAGTTTAATCTAGACATAACTACTTCAGACTACGATGATCAGGAGATTCAAGACAACATTGCTCACAACTGTGTTGCAAACAACATTACCCCTTCTCTCCCCCATATCAAGCGTCTGTTATCCTCCTTTTATCTTACTG ATACATGGGGAGATGAATTCCCAACCTCAGTTCCTGATTGGGATTTGATCATTGCCAGCGATATCCTTCTTT ATGTGAAACAGTACCCAAACTTGATAaagtctctctcttttcttctcaAGTCCTATAAACCAAAAGACACCACCAATGCCGTTAGTCCAGCAGATTGCAAGCTAAATG GAGCAGAGTCTGATCAGCTACCCTGGCCGGTGTTCCTAATGAGCTGGAGACGAAGGATTGGGAAGGAAGATGAGTCTTTATTCTTTAATGGTTGCCAAGAAGCTGGCCTCGACGTGAAGCATCTTGGAAACCGAGTTTATTCCATCAACCTACCTTAG
- the LOC106435454 gene encoding protein N-terminal and lysine N-methyltransferase efm7 isoform X2 has product MKLLCVPEVTRTPPCTSVIRRRYSPSYDYIAEGVCVNLHITAAKLRSHCLRSRAKTKSPKFNFNLEPPKKPYDCPQLMDIALFSPSSLFAADDDSSSDGETRETSESFVDRNHQFPGMELHIREFGFHQLNANLLWPGTFSFADWLVQHPHLIRNRRCLEIGSGTGALAIFLKKEFNLDITTSDYDDQEIQDNIAHNCVANNITPSLPHIKHTWGDEFPTSVPDWDLIIASDILLYVKQYPNLIKSLSFLLKSYKPKDTTNAVSPADCKLNGAESDQLPWPVFLMSWRRRIGKEDESLFFNGCQEAGLDVKHLGNRVYSINLP; this is encoded by the exons ATGAAATTATTATGTGTTCCTGAAGTTACTAGAACACCCCCATGCACATCTGTCATCAGGCGACGGTATTCTCCTAGTTATGACTATATAGCCGAGGGTGTATGTGTAAATCTTCATATAACCGCAGCAAAGCTCCGGTCACACTGTCTCCGGTCCAGAGCTAAAACCAAATCccctaaattcaatttcaatCTCGAACCCCCCAAGAAACCCTACGACTGCCCCCAACTCATGGATATAGCACTCTTCTCGCCGTCCTCCCTCTTCGCCGCCGACGATGACTCCTCCTCCG ATGGAGAGACGAGAGAGACGAGCGAGAGCTTCGTTGATAGGAATCACCAGTTTCCTGGAATG GAATTGCATATCCGGGAATTCGGTTTCCACCAGCTGAATGCAAACTTGCTCTGGCCCGGTACTTTCTCCTTTGCTGATTGGTTAGTCCAGCATCCACATTTGATCCGTAACCGCCGTTGTCTCGAGATTGGAAG CGGCACGGGTGCTCTAGCTATATTTCTTAAGAAAGAGTTTAATCTAGACATAACTACTTCAGACTACGATGATCAGGAGATTCAAGACAACATTGCTCACAACTGTGTTGCAAACAACATTACCCCTTCTCTCCCCCATATCAAGC ATACATGGGGAGATGAATTCCCAACCTCAGTTCCTGATTGGGATTTGATCATTGCCAGCGATATCCTTCTTT ATGTGAAACAGTACCCAAACTTGATAaagtctctctcttttcttctcaAGTCCTATAAACCAAAAGACACCACCAATGCCGTTAGTCCAGCAGATTGCAAGCTAAATG GAGCAGAGTCTGATCAGCTACCCTGGCCGGTGTTCCTAATGAGCTGGAGACGAAGGATTGGGAAGGAAGATGAGTCTTTATTCTTTAATGGTTGCCAAGAAGCTGGCCTCGACGTGAAGCATCTTGGAAACCGAGTTTATTCCATCAACCTACCTTAG
- the LOC106435451 gene encoding anaphase-promoting complex subunit 2 isoform X1: MELLGECNLGILETLSEDAIEEITESYGGFFTTVEALIGGDSSVEQELVSHVSTLCKYGLASLVRDHFLSSLQEAFDKGGASTFWLHFDDFRHKQHTDYGEEIHEALCGALEEITIEKQFHDKCLSILFHALHSFQQQSSEATIMHNSDSERVELFSTFRSMLSSTLMTTLPPHFPEILHWYFKEKLEELSAIMNEDDTQQLESDGMDLDDKLRSKNGEMDVDEGFSRHDELVKNIGKVVRDLRSIGFTSMAENAYASAIFLLLKAKVHDLAGDDYRTSVLGSIKQWIQTVPLQFLNALLSFLGDSVRYDTTPSGLTSPLACCPSPSFSKVVTPSEGIVRWKLRLEYFAYETLQDLRIAKLFEIIVDYPESSPAIEDLKQCLEYTGQHSKLVESFISSLKYRLLTAGASTNDILHQYVSTIKALRAIDPAGVFLEAVGEPIRDYLRGRKDTIKCVVTMLTDGSGGNANGSGNPGDSLLEELMRDEESQENVGFDDDFHTDDKQAWINASRWEPDPVEADPLKGSLSQRKVDILGMLVDIIGSKEQLVNEYRVMLAEKLLNKTDYDIDTEIRTVELLKIHFGEGSMQRCEIMLNDLIDSKRVNTNIKKASQTGTELGESELSVDILTSTILSTNFWPPIQEEPLVLPGPVDKLLSDYASRYHEIKTPRKLLWKKNLGTVKLELEFEDRAMQFTVSPTHAAIIMQFQEKKSWNSIDLGAATGIPIDVLNRRVNLWISKGVLRETRGREPNGNVYTLVESMTDSGKNESEELLGGDEESERSIASVEDQLRKEMTIYEKFIMGMLTNFGSMALERIHNTLKMFCVADPSYDKSLQQLQSFLSGLVSEEKLEFRDGMYLLKK; encoded by the exons ATGGAATTATTAGGGGAGTGCAATCTAGGGATCCTAGAAACTCTGTCGGAGGATGCGATTGAGGAAATAACAGAAAGCTACGGTGGGTTTTTCACTACAGTGGAGGCTCTCATTGGCGGAGATTCGTCAGTGGAGCAGGAGTTGGTGTCTCATGTTTCAACTCTCTGCAAGTACGGCCTTGCTTCTCTTGTTCGTGaccactttctctcttctctccag GAAGCTTTTGACAAGGGCGGTGCATCCACTTTTTGGCTTCATTTTGATGATTTTCGCCATAAGCAACATACT GATTACGGAGAAGAGATTCACGAAGCGCTGTGCGGGGCTTTGGAAGAAATTACTATAGAGAAGCAGTTTCATGACAAGTGTCTCTCCATACTCTTTCACGCCTTGCATTCCTTTCAACAACAGTCTTCAGAGGCAACAATAATGCACAACTCAGATTCCGAAAGAGTTGAGCTTTTTTCCACATTCCGCTCAATGTTGTCTTCTACTTTGATGACTACTCTTCCTCCTCATTTTCCTG AAATACTGCACTGGTATTTTAAGGAAAAGCTGGAGGAGCTAAGCGCAATCATGAATGAAGACGACACCCAACAGCTCGAGAGCGATGGTATGGATTTGGACGATAAGCTCAGATCTAAAAATGGAGAAATGGACGTTGATGAAGGCTTCTCAAGACATGACGAGTTGGTGAAGAACATTGGGAAGGTGGTCCGTGACCTTCGAAGCATTGGTTTCACTTCTATGGCTGAAAACGCCTATGCTTCCGCTATCTTCTTGCTTCTCAAG GCGAAAGTGCATGATCTGGCTGGTGATGATTACAGGACTTCTGTTTTGGGATCAATCAAACAATGGATTCAG ACAGTCCCTCTTCAGTTCCTTAATGCGCTCCTTTCTTTTCTTGGTGATTCCGTAAGATACGACACCACACCCTCTGGCCTCACGTCCCCTCTGGCTTGCTGTCCATCTCCAAGCTTTTCCAAAGTGGTGACTCCTTCTGAAGGCATTGTTAGGTGGAAATTACGCCTTGAATATTTTGCCTATGAGACACTTCAAGATTTAAGAATAGCCAAACTTTTTGAGATCATCGTCGATTATCCTGAGAG TTCTCCTGCAATTGAAGACTTAAAACAGTGTCTCGAATACACTGGACAGCATTCGAAGCTAGTCGAATCTTTTATTTCTTCGCTGAAGTATCGTTTGCTCACTGCGGGTGCCTCGACCAATGATATACTGCATCAGTACGTGTCGACCATTAAAGCCCTCAGAGCAATAGACCCAGCTGGTGTGTTTCTGGAAGCAGTGGGTGAACCAATCAGAGACTATCTACGTGGACGGAAAGATACCATTAAATGTGTAGTCACTATGCTTACCGATGGAAGCGGAGGGAACGCAAATGGTTCCGGAAACCCTGGGGATAGTCTTCTTGAGGAGCTGATGAGGGATGAAGAGAGTCAAGAGAATGTTGGTTTTGATGATGATTTCCACACTGATGATAAGCAAGCCTGGATCAATGCTTCTCG TTGGGAACCGGACCCTGTGGAGGCAGATCCTCTAAAAGGTAGCCTGAGTCAGAGGAAGGTAGACATACTGGGAATGCTTGTTGATATAATTGGATCTAAAGAGCAACTAGTTAATGAATATCGTGTTATGCTCGCTGAGAAGCTTCTCAACAAGACTGATTATGACATCGACACTGAGATACGCACCGTCGAGCTTCTCAAG ATACATTTTGGAGAAGGCAGTATGCAAAGATGTGAGATAATGCTGAACGACTTGATTGATTCTAAGAGAGTGAACACTAACATTAAAAAGGCATCTCAAACTG GCACTGAGTTAGGAGAGAGTGAGTTGTCTGTTGATATTCTTACCTCGACGATACTTTCAACAAACTTCTGGCCACCAATTCAG GAGGAGCCTCTGGTGTTACCTGGACCTGTTGACAAGCTGCTGTCAGATTATGCCAGTCGATATCATGAGATCAAGACCCCTCGTAAACTACTCTGGAAGAAAAATCTTGGCACTGTCAAG TTGGAGTTGGAATTTGAAGACAGAGCTATGCAGTTTACAGTCTCACCCACACATGCAGCCATTATCATGCAgtttcaagaaaagaaaag TTGGAACTCGATAGATCTGGGTGCAGCCACGGGGATACCAATTGATGTATTAAACAGAAGAGTAAACTTGTGGATAAGCAAG GGAGTTTTGAGAGAAACAAGAGGAAGAGAGCCAAATGGGAACGTGTACACGCTAGTTGAGTCCATGACTGATTCGGGGAAAAACGAAAGTGAGGAGCTTTTAGGAGGTGATGAAGAGAGTGAAAGATCAATCGCATCTGTGGAAGACCAGCTTCGCAAAGAAATGACAATATACGAG AAATTCATCATGGGAATGCTCACAAATTTTGGAAGCATGGCACTAGAGCGAATCCATAACACTCTAAAG ATGTTCTGTGTAGCGGATCCATCGTACGACAAGTCACTGCAACAGCTACAGAGCTTTCTGTCAGGGTTGGTATCTGAAGAGAAACTTGAGTTTCGAGATGGAATGTATTTGCTAAAGAAGTAG
- the LOC106435451 gene encoding anaphase-promoting complex subunit 2 isoform X2, with protein MFQLSASTALLLLFVTTFSLLSRKLLTRAVHPLFGFILMIFAISNILIQDYGEEIHEALCGALEEITIEKQFHDKCLSILFHALHSFQQQSSEATIMHNSDSERVELFSTFRSMLSSTLMTTLPPHFPEILHWYFKEKLEELSAIMNEDDTQQLESDGMDLDDKLRSKNGEMDVDEGFSRHDELVKNIGKVVRDLRSIGFTSMAENAYASAIFLLLKAKVHDLAGDDYRTSVLGSIKQWIQTVPLQFLNALLSFLGDSVRYDTTPSGLTSPLACCPSPSFSKVVTPSEGIVRWKLRLEYFAYETLQDLRIAKLFEIIVDYPESSPAIEDLKQCLEYTGQHSKLVESFISSLKYRLLTAGASTNDILHQYVSTIKALRAIDPAGVFLEAVGEPIRDYLRGRKDTIKCVVTMLTDGSGGNANGSGNPGDSLLEELMRDEESQENVGFDDDFHTDDKQAWINASRWEPDPVEADPLKGSLSQRKVDILGMLVDIIGSKEQLVNEYRVMLAEKLLNKTDYDIDTEIRTVELLKIHFGEGSMQRCEIMLNDLIDSKRVNTNIKKASQTGTELGESELSVDILTSTILSTNFWPPIQEEPLVLPGPVDKLLSDYASRYHEIKTPRKLLWKKNLGTVKLELEFEDRAMQFTVSPTHAAIIMQFQEKKSWNSIDLGAATGIPIDVLNRRVNLWISKGVLRETRGREPNGNVYTLVESMTDSGKNESEELLGGDEESERSIASVEDQLRKEMTIYEKFIMGMLTNFGSMALERIHNTLKMFCVADPSYDKSLQQLQSFLSGLVSEEKLEFRDGMYLLKK; from the exons ATGTTTCAACTCTCTGCAAGTACGGCCTTGCTTCTCTTGTTCGTGaccactttctctcttctctccag GAAGCTTTTGACAAGGGCGGTGCATCCACTTTTTGGCTTCATTTTGATGATTTTCGCCATAAGCAACATACT aatacaGGATTACGGAGAAGAGATTCACGAAGCGCTGTGCGGGGCTTTGGAAGAAATTACTATAGAGAAGCAGTTTCATGACAAGTGTCTCTCCATACTCTTTCACGCCTTGCATTCCTTTCAACAACAGTCTTCAGAGGCAACAATAATGCACAACTCAGATTCCGAAAGAGTTGAGCTTTTTTCCACATTCCGCTCAATGTTGTCTTCTACTTTGATGACTACTCTTCCTCCTCATTTTCCTG AAATACTGCACTGGTATTTTAAGGAAAAGCTGGAGGAGCTAAGCGCAATCATGAATGAAGACGACACCCAACAGCTCGAGAGCGATGGTATGGATTTGGACGATAAGCTCAGATCTAAAAATGGAGAAATGGACGTTGATGAAGGCTTCTCAAGACATGACGAGTTGGTGAAGAACATTGGGAAGGTGGTCCGTGACCTTCGAAGCATTGGTTTCACTTCTATGGCTGAAAACGCCTATGCTTCCGCTATCTTCTTGCTTCTCAAG GCGAAAGTGCATGATCTGGCTGGTGATGATTACAGGACTTCTGTTTTGGGATCAATCAAACAATGGATTCAG ACAGTCCCTCTTCAGTTCCTTAATGCGCTCCTTTCTTTTCTTGGTGATTCCGTAAGATACGACACCACACCCTCTGGCCTCACGTCCCCTCTGGCTTGCTGTCCATCTCCAAGCTTTTCCAAAGTGGTGACTCCTTCTGAAGGCATTGTTAGGTGGAAATTACGCCTTGAATATTTTGCCTATGAGACACTTCAAGATTTAAGAATAGCCAAACTTTTTGAGATCATCGTCGATTATCCTGAGAG TTCTCCTGCAATTGAAGACTTAAAACAGTGTCTCGAATACACTGGACAGCATTCGAAGCTAGTCGAATCTTTTATTTCTTCGCTGAAGTATCGTTTGCTCACTGCGGGTGCCTCGACCAATGATATACTGCATCAGTACGTGTCGACCATTAAAGCCCTCAGAGCAATAGACCCAGCTGGTGTGTTTCTGGAAGCAGTGGGTGAACCAATCAGAGACTATCTACGTGGACGGAAAGATACCATTAAATGTGTAGTCACTATGCTTACCGATGGAAGCGGAGGGAACGCAAATGGTTCCGGAAACCCTGGGGATAGTCTTCTTGAGGAGCTGATGAGGGATGAAGAGAGTCAAGAGAATGTTGGTTTTGATGATGATTTCCACACTGATGATAAGCAAGCCTGGATCAATGCTTCTCG TTGGGAACCGGACCCTGTGGAGGCAGATCCTCTAAAAGGTAGCCTGAGTCAGAGGAAGGTAGACATACTGGGAATGCTTGTTGATATAATTGGATCTAAAGAGCAACTAGTTAATGAATATCGTGTTATGCTCGCTGAGAAGCTTCTCAACAAGACTGATTATGACATCGACACTGAGATACGCACCGTCGAGCTTCTCAAG ATACATTTTGGAGAAGGCAGTATGCAAAGATGTGAGATAATGCTGAACGACTTGATTGATTCTAAGAGAGTGAACACTAACATTAAAAAGGCATCTCAAACTG GCACTGAGTTAGGAGAGAGTGAGTTGTCTGTTGATATTCTTACCTCGACGATACTTTCAACAAACTTCTGGCCACCAATTCAG GAGGAGCCTCTGGTGTTACCTGGACCTGTTGACAAGCTGCTGTCAGATTATGCCAGTCGATATCATGAGATCAAGACCCCTCGTAAACTACTCTGGAAGAAAAATCTTGGCACTGTCAAG TTGGAGTTGGAATTTGAAGACAGAGCTATGCAGTTTACAGTCTCACCCACACATGCAGCCATTATCATGCAgtttcaagaaaagaaaag TTGGAACTCGATAGATCTGGGTGCAGCCACGGGGATACCAATTGATGTATTAAACAGAAGAGTAAACTTGTGGATAAGCAAG GGAGTTTTGAGAGAAACAAGAGGAAGAGAGCCAAATGGGAACGTGTACACGCTAGTTGAGTCCATGACTGATTCGGGGAAAAACGAAAGTGAGGAGCTTTTAGGAGGTGATGAAGAGAGTGAAAGATCAATCGCATCTGTGGAAGACCAGCTTCGCAAAGAAATGACAATATACGAG AAATTCATCATGGGAATGCTCACAAATTTTGGAAGCATGGCACTAGAGCGAATCCATAACACTCTAAAG ATGTTCTGTGTAGCGGATCCATCGTACGACAAGTCACTGCAACAGCTACAGAGCTTTCTGTCAGGGTTGGTATCTGAAGAGAAACTTGAGTTTCGAGATGGAATGTATTTGCTAAAGAAGTAG
- the LOC106435455 gene encoding chlorophyll a-b binding protein CP29.1, chloroplastic: MAATPTAAASSIMGTRVVPDINSGSGRITARFGFGKKKAAPKKTKTVVTTDRPLWYPGAKSPEWLDGSLVGDYGFDPFGLGKPAEYLQFDIDSLDQNLAKNLAGDVIGTRTEEAAPKSTPFQPYSEVFGIQRFRECELIHGRWAMLATLGALSVEWLTGVTWQDAGKVELVDGSSYLGQPLPFSISTLIWIEVLVIGYIEFQRNAELDSEKRLYPGGKFFDPLGLASDPEKMAQLQLAEIKHARLAMVAFLGFAVQAAATGKGPLNNWATHLSDPLHTTIIDTFSSS; this comes from the exons ATGGCCGCTACTCCCACCGCCGCCGCTTCGTCCATCATGGGCACTCGGGTGGTTCCCGACATCAACTCCGGTTCAGGTAGAATCACAGCTCGTTTTGGGTTCGGAAAGAAGAAGGCAGCTCCGAAAAAGACCAAGACTGTCGTGACTACGGACAGGCCTCTGTGGTACCCAGGCGCCAAATCTCCTGAGTGGCTTGACGGTTCCTTGGTTGGAGATTACGGCTTTGATCCTTTCGGTTTAGGTAAACCGGCCGAGTATCTCCAGTTCGATATAGATTCACTAGACCAGAATCTGGCGAAGAACTTAGCCGGAGACGTGATCGGAACCCGTACCGAAGAGGCGGCCCCCAAATCGACTCCGTTTCAGCCGTACAGCGAGGTGTTCGGGATCCAGAGGTTCAGAGAATGCGAGCTGATTCACGGTCGGTGGGCCATGCTCGCCACTCTCGGCGCTCTCTCCGTCGAGTGGCTCACCGGCGTCACTTGGCAAGACGCCGGAAAG GTGGAGCTAGTGGATGGATCGTCCTACTTGGGGCAGCCACTACCCTTCTCCATCTCGACGTTGATATGGATCGAGGTGTTAGTGATCGGCTACATCGAGTTCCAGCGCAACGCTGAGCTTGACTCTGAGAAGCGTTTGTACCCTGGCGGCAAATTCTTCGACCCGCTTGGTTTAGCGTCTGACCCTGAGAAGATGGCTCAGCTTCAGTTAGCTGAGATCAAGCACGCTCGTCTTGCCATGGTCGCCTTCTTGGGCTTCGCTGTTCAAGCCGCTGCTACTGGTAAAGGCCCACTCAACAATTGGGCTACTCACCTCAGTGATCCCCTTCACACCACCATCATCGATACCTTCTCCTCCTCTTAG